One genomic segment of Paenibacillus durus includes these proteins:
- a CDS encoding putative ABC transporter permease produces MPDFRKNGYSIGQEGGKFSMSGLLSWGREAAHSLPGEYFIYFIVYSILGWLIEGMYNWYSVGTFRKEGLMKGPYKPMYGIAPLLLLALGGTAMPLPMFLAATFIVPSAVEYFTGALLKLLFRRRWWDYSGQEYHLSGHICLLFSLYWWGLSVVCLVAVHPLMIRLYTLTADIWSVLLPMAVLGFAADLALTFRIRRKEAVLSALGDEAGGSY; encoded by the coding sequence ATGCCCGATTTCAGGAAAAATGGATATTCCATTGGACAGGAAGGCGGGAAATTTAGCATGTCGGGATTGTTGTCTTGGGGCCGGGAGGCGGCCCACAGTTTGCCGGGAGAATATTTTATTTATTTTATCGTCTACTCGATATTGGGCTGGCTTATAGAAGGTATGTATAATTGGTACAGCGTCGGGACGTTCCGCAAAGAGGGGCTTATGAAAGGACCGTATAAACCAATGTATGGCATCGCTCCTCTGCTGCTGCTGGCTTTAGGAGGTACAGCCATGCCGCTGCCGATGTTTCTGGCCGCAACATTTATCGTACCGTCGGCTGTGGAATATTTCACGGGGGCTTTGCTGAAGCTCTTGTTCCGCCGCCGCTGGTGGGATTACTCAGGCCAAGAGTATCATCTCAGCGGGCATATCTGTCTGCTGTTCTCTCTGTATTGGTGGGGATTATCGGTTGTATGCCTCGTTGCCGTTCACCCGCTGATGATTCGTCTGTACACACTAACGGCGGATATCTGGAGTGTGCTGCTCCCCATGGCTGTCCTTGGCTTTGCCGCCGATCTCGCCCTGACTTTCCGCATCCGCCGCAAGGAAGCGGTACTGTCGGCGCTGGGCGATGAGGCTGGCGGATCGTACTGA